The following proteins are co-located in the Granulicella pectinivorans genome:
- a CDS encoding SulP family inorganic anion transporter: protein MMKPAYIKDLSASLVVFLIALPLCMGIALASGAPPAAGILTGIIGGIVVGFLAGAPLQVSGPAAGLAVIIFEIIRDQGFSALGPILVIAGALQILAGVIKAGRWFRAISPAVIHGMLAGIGLLIVLQQFHVMLDNKPKGTGLANAKAIWPAITQGIFPIDGSREEVAVLLALMVIGIMVLWQKYRPQSLKLVPGALLGITAATVIARVMHLELNYVQVPGNLLDVVHLPTLEAFTSIHAKTLGSAATIAFIASAETLLSAAAVDKMQSIVKTNYDRELMAQGAGNMLCGVVGAIPMTGVIVRSSANVQAGATSRLSAILHGVWILAMIVLLPGVLRMVPICSLAGVLVFTGFNLIKVKDMRHLSKFGRVPVLIYVATMLTIVATDLLTGVLTGVVLSLVKLIYRSTHLRIYSVAHKHPTAFDTQAANVVDLHIEGSATFLRIPIITAALDAIPAGSIVHLRTDKLTYIDHACLDLMQDWINNQARNQLEIVVDRESLEKKYWLPATQS from the coding sequence GGATCTCTCCGCTTCTCTGGTTGTGTTCCTCATCGCCCTGCCCTTGTGCATGGGTATCGCGCTTGCCTCCGGAGCTCCCCCGGCGGCGGGCATTCTCACGGGAATCATCGGTGGTATCGTTGTGGGCTTTCTGGCCGGGGCTCCGCTGCAGGTAAGCGGACCCGCGGCCGGTCTGGCGGTCATCATCTTTGAGATCATCCGCGACCAGGGCTTCTCGGCCCTGGGGCCGATCTTGGTGATCGCGGGTGCGTTGCAGATTCTGGCAGGCGTCATCAAAGCGGGGCGTTGGTTCAGGGCGATTTCGCCGGCGGTCATTCACGGAATGCTCGCCGGCATCGGCCTGTTGATCGTGTTGCAGCAGTTCCACGTCATGCTCGACAACAAGCCCAAGGGAACGGGCCTTGCCAATGCGAAGGCCATCTGGCCGGCGATCACGCAGGGCATCTTCCCCATCGACGGGAGCCGCGAAGAGGTCGCCGTCCTGCTCGCACTGATGGTGATCGGGATCATGGTGCTGTGGCAGAAGTACCGGCCTCAGTCGCTCAAGCTCGTGCCCGGCGCTCTCCTCGGAATTACAGCCGCGACGGTGATCGCGCGCGTGATGCATCTGGAGTTGAACTATGTGCAGGTACCTGGAAATTTGCTGGACGTGGTGCACCTGCCTACGCTTGAGGCATTCACGAGCATCCATGCGAAGACGCTTGGTTCGGCAGCAACGATTGCGTTTATCGCGAGCGCAGAGACGCTACTCTCGGCCGCAGCGGTTGACAAGATGCAGTCGATCGTAAAGACCAACTACGACCGCGAACTGATGGCGCAGGGCGCGGGCAACATGCTGTGTGGCGTGGTGGGCGCAATTCCCATGACCGGCGTCATCGTCCGTAGCTCGGCAAATGTTCAGGCAGGAGCAACAAGCCGCCTGTCGGCCATCTTGCATGGTGTCTGGATCCTGGCCATGATCGTGCTACTTCCCGGCGTGCTCCGGATGGTGCCGATCTGCTCATTGGCCGGGGTGCTGGTCTTTACCGGCTTCAACCTCATCAAGGTGAAGGATATGCGCCATCTGTCGAAGTTCGGCCGCGTCCCCGTGCTCATCTATGTGGCGACGATGCTCACCATCGTGGCGACGGATCTGCTCACGGGCGTGTTGACGGGTGTCGTTCTTTCACTGGTGAAGCTGATCTACCGGTCCACGCATCTGCGAATCTACAGCGTGGCGCACAAACATCCGACGGCATTCGACACGCAGGCGGCGAACGTGGTGGATCTGCATATCGAAGGTTCGGCAACGTTCCTGCGGATCCCTATTATCACCGCTGCGCTCGATGCTATCCCCGCCGGCTCCATCGTGCATTTGAGGACAGACAAGCTGACGTACATCGATCATGCCTGCTTGGATCTGATGCAGGACTGGATCAACAATCAGGCGCGCAACCAACTTGAGATCGTCGTGGACCGCGAATCGCTGGAGAAGAAGTACTGGCTACCGGCGACGCAATCATGA
- a CDS encoding sensor domain-containing diguanylate cyclase, whose product MTTKTLSERLPEKAGDSPKTEPAGSQSSRSLRLLTLSCALAVVLLGVAVILGWFTQNEHLMTVLPGFVRMKSNTAVGFLASGLGLLCLLSPGRGTRYASRLFSLGVLVLGCLTLLEYLYGFNFGIDQLLFVDHVQVIYPGRMAPTSATSFVFAATALLLLTGNRMARILAQFIAHLLAAISFVAIVGYLYGVQIFYGSSGYTSMALHTGVGFLILSAGLILKQPDSIVLGVLLAPERGGWLARRILPAMMLLPVLLGWLFLHPAINFGRPSFGMGLLAVTMAGTGTTALWFLALFLNREERQRAEIIQIREQSASTIRQSERELRLITDHLPTLLSYISLDGRFLRVNRIYEEWLGLEATEIVGRSVHELLGNLYWERSASAREAVLGGRTVTFETDYPTVHGERLTRVTYAPDLDEQCQVRGIVCMVLDIDERRRAEQAVRKTERLEQANRDLQELALTDQLTGLRNRRAFDERLRSDMDAVIRGGLSLSLLMLDVDNFKVRNDTWGHAEGDAVLRRLGAILASAIRAPYIAARYGGEEFAVLLPGSDQRLARLVADRIQRMVAEQLWNHTQVTLSIGIATTSNFTHNPQELIQAADGALYRAKREGKNRIVPALSTEVFLSPPPVQ is encoded by the coding sequence GAAAAGGCCGGCGATTCTCCGAAGACGGAACCAGCAGGATCGCAGTCCTCCAGGTCTCTGCGTCTGCTGACGCTCTCGTGCGCCCTGGCCGTGGTTCTCCTCGGTGTGGCCGTGATCCTCGGCTGGTTTACCCAGAACGAACACCTGATGACCGTGCTGCCGGGCTTCGTGAGGATGAAGTCGAACACGGCTGTCGGCTTTCTGGCCTCGGGTCTCGGTCTTCTTTGCCTGCTTTCACCCGGGAGGGGGACTCGCTATGCCTCGCGCCTGTTCTCGCTCGGCGTCCTGGTTCTCGGCTGCCTCACGCTCCTCGAGTACCTCTACGGATTCAACTTCGGCATCGATCAACTCCTCTTCGTCGACCACGTCCAGGTCATCTATCCGGGCCGGATGGCGCCGACATCCGCCACCAGTTTCGTCTTTGCCGCCACCGCACTTCTTTTGCTCACCGGCAATCGCATGGCTCGCATCCTCGCCCAGTTCATCGCGCATCTGCTCGCGGCGATCTCGTTTGTGGCGATCGTCGGATACCTGTACGGCGTCCAGATCTTCTATGGTTCGAGCGGCTACACCTCCATGGCGCTCCACACCGGCGTGGGCTTTCTGATCCTCTCTGCAGGTCTGATCCTCAAGCAGCCGGACTCGATCGTCCTTGGCGTCCTGCTGGCGCCGGAGCGGGGAGGATGGCTCGCACGGCGCATTCTTCCCGCGATGATGCTGTTGCCAGTGCTGCTCGGGTGGCTCTTTCTGCATCCCGCAATCAACTTCGGGCGACCCAGCTTTGGCATGGGGCTGCTGGCCGTCACGATGGCTGGGACGGGCACAACCGCGCTATGGTTCCTTGCCCTGTTCCTGAACCGTGAAGAGCGGCAGCGCGCCGAGATCATCCAAATTCGCGAGCAGAGCGCTTCCACCATCCGGCAGTCGGAGCGCGAACTGCGACTGATTACCGACCACCTGCCCACGTTGCTCTCCTACATCTCGCTCGATGGGCGATTCCTCCGCGTCAATCGCATCTACGAGGAGTGGCTTGGCCTGGAAGCGACGGAGATTGTGGGCCGTTCGGTGCATGAGCTGCTTGGCAATCTTTACTGGGAACGCAGCGCCTCTGCGCGTGAGGCTGTCCTCGGTGGCCGCACGGTTACCTTCGAAACGGACTACCCGACGGTCCATGGGGAGCGCCTGACCCGGGTGACGTATGCTCCCGATCTCGACGAGCAATGTCAGGTGCGGGGCATCGTCTGCATGGTGCTCGACATCGACGAGCGCCGCCGCGCTGAACAAGCCGTGCGCAAGACGGAGCGATTGGAACAAGCGAATCGCGACCTGCAGGAGCTTGCACTGACCGATCAGCTTACTGGTCTGCGCAACCGTCGTGCGTTTGACGAGCGGCTTCGCTCCGACATGGATGCTGTGATTCGGGGCGGCCTATCCCTTTCGCTCCTGATGCTCGACGTCGACAACTTCAAGGTGCGGAACGATACCTGGGGACATGCCGAGGGCGACGCCGTGCTGCGCCGTCTCGGTGCCATACTTGCCTCGGCGATCCGGGCTCCGTATATCGCTGCGCGTTACGGCGGCGAGGAGTTCGCGGTTCTGCTGCCTGGGAGCGATCAGCGTCTTGCGCGTCTGGTGGCGGACCGCATCCAGCGTATGGTCGCCGAACAGCTTTGGAACCACACGCAGGTCACGCTGAGTATCGGTATCGCCACGACGAGCAACTTCACGCATAACCCGCAGGAGCTCATCCAGGCTGCCGATGGAGCGCTCTACCGTGCCAAGCGTGAAGGCAAGAACCGCATCGTTCCAGCTCTCTCGACCGAGGTCTTTCTCTCGCCGCCGCCAGTGCAATAG
- a CDS encoding DUF4142 domain-containing protein gives MKMHTGMKCAAAGLSLVLGLGTALAQDTTSDDKKFLADAAQGNLYEINLAKLALQKSGDTNVKMFASKMIKDHEMLIASMKPLDRKLGVKEPTGPSIADRAKYEELKLKSGISFDRAYVEAMVKDHNNDLKAFMDEEQKTTNPEVKAAVAKGEAVVREHTEMIDGIAKQGGIDVPPMPGA, from the coding sequence ATGAAGATGCATACCGGCATGAAGTGCGCCGCGGCAGGTCTGTCGCTGGTGCTTGGACTTGGTACGGCACTGGCACAGGACACAACCTCCGACGACAAGAAATTTCTTGCCGACGCAGCCCAGGGCAACCTTTACGAGATCAATCTTGCCAAGCTTGCCCTTCAGAAGTCCGGCGACACCAATGTGAAGATGTTCGCCTCGAAGATGATCAAGGATCACGAGATGCTCATTGCGAGCATGAAGCCCCTCGACCGCAAGCTGGGTGTGAAGGAGCCGACCGGCCCATCGATTGCCGATCGTGCGAAGTACGAGGAGCTCAAGCTCAAGTCGGGTATCAGCTTCGACCGCGCCTACGTGGAGGCGATGGTGAAGGACCACAACAACGATCTGAAAGCCTTCATGGATGAGGAGCAGAAGACGACCAACCCCGAAGTGAAGGCTGCCGTGGCCAAGGGTGAAGCGGTTGTCCGTGAGCACACCGAGATGATTGACGGTATCGCGAAGCAGGGCGGTATCGATGTCCCGCCCATGCCTGGCGCTTAG